From Scatophagus argus isolate fScaArg1 chromosome 10, fScaArg1.pri, whole genome shotgun sequence, a single genomic window includes:
- the LOC124066055 gene encoding E3 ubiquitin-protein ligase NEURL1-like, whose product MGGQITRNTFYDSLNGPFPATSHRCHHKPKRCLPIQPCGSLSSSPLLFHPSTKGSQIVMDMSQRTVKRQASFCNAITFTNRPIAVYEQVRLKITKKQCCWSGALRLGFTSKDPSRINPDTLPKYACPDLVSQSGFWAKALPEELSNEGNVIAFWVDKKGRVFYRINDSSPMLFFSGVHVSEPLWALIDIYGLTRGVQLLDSEMLPVDSLRPRSFAAAHRTSIQRNGEDPRLSISLCDLSLQQQEAHLEEDDEEEERLQPLSSTSYHVPQNSQNSQQCSLLPSHLDTDLHFHPVHGIHVTVLDKHTVGRPDHRSDERTLVFTSRPMRCSETVFVKVKAGATRPGSLSYGVTSCDPATLRTSDLPSNPESLVDRKEFWAVYRVAVSLHSGDILGFVVNAEGEVMMSHNGVSAGMQLCVDNSRPLWMFFGLHGAITQLRILGSSPHPDVRGLSVPSSPSCTPNTPTMLCSGNSEPNLNTPMNINLNSSFNSNYHTVSSSSTGTTPSSPFSGHLVSPTFPSCSGSWSDECTICYENAVDTVLYACGHMCLCYTCGLKLKKMNNACCPICRRTIKDIIKTYRST is encoded by the exons ATGGGAGGTCAGATCACCAGAAATACCTTCTACG ATTCTCTGAACGGGCCTTTTCCGGCCACATCCCATCGATGCCACCACAAACCGAAGCGCTGCCTGCCCATCCAGCCATGTGGGagtttgtcctcctctcctttgcTCTTCCACCCCAGCACCAAGGGTTCACAGATAGTCATGGACATGTCCCAGAGGACCGTCAAGAGACAGGCCAGCTTCTGTAATGCCATCACCTTCACCAACAGACCTATCGCTGTGTATGAGCAAGTTCGgctaaag ATCACTAAAAAGCAGTGCTGCTGGAGTGGTGCCCTGCGTCTTGGTTTTACATCCAAAGACCCATCGAGAATCAACCCAGACACCTTGCCGAAGTACGCCTGCCCGGACCTGGTTTCCCAGAGCGGCTTCTGGGCAAAGGCCCTTCCAGAGGAGCTCTCAAATGAGGGAAATGTTATCGCCTTCTGGGTGGACAAAAAGGGTCGAGTGTTTTATCGAATCAACGACTCCAGCCCAATGTTGTTCTTCAGTGGTGTGCATGTCTCTGAACCTCTGTGGGCTCTCATAGACATCTATGGCCTCACGAGGGGGGTCCAGCTGCTTG ACAGTGAGATGCTCCCTGTGGACAGCCTGCGTCCTCGTTCTTTTGCTGCCGCCCACCGGACCTCCATTCAGCGTAACGGTGAAGACCCTCGCCTCTCCATCAGCCTGTGTGACCTgagcctgcagcagcaggaagctcatctggaagaagatgatgaggaagaggaacgACTGCAACCTCTAAGCTCCACCTCCTACCATGTGCCCCAAAACTCTCAGAACTCACAGCAGTGCTCGCTGCTGCCCAGCCATTTGGACACCGACCTGCACTTCCACCCGGTGCACGGCATCCATGTTACCGTGCTGGATAAGCACACGGTGGGAAGGCCGGACCACCGTAGTGACGAGAGGACCCTGGTGTTCACCAGTCGGCCGATGCGCTGCTCAgagactgtgtttgtgaaagtgaaGGCGGGTGCCACACGGCCCGGCTCGCTTTCTTACGGTGTGACATCATGTGACCCGGCCACCCTGAGGACCAGCGACCTCCCATCCAACCCAGAGTCCCTGGTTGACCGTAAGGAATTCTGGGCCGTGTATCGTGTGGCAGTGTCACTCCACAGCGGAGACATCTTGGGCTTCGTAGTGAACGCAGAAGGGGAGGTCATGATGAGCCATAACGGCGTCAGTGCAGGGATGCAGCTGTGTGTTGATAACTCCAGGCCGCTCTGGATGTTCTTCGGTCTGCATGGTGCCATCACACAACTCAGGATTTTAG GCTCATCTCCGCATCCAGACGTTCGAGGCCTGTCAGTCCCCAGCTCCCCATCCTGTACACCCAACACCCCCACAATGCTTTGCAGCGGCAACTCCGAGCCCAACCTCAACACGCCCATGAACATCAACCTCAATTCAAGCTTCAACTCAAACTACCACactgtctcttcttcctccacag GTACAACCCCGAGCTCTCCTTTCTCCGGCCACCTTGTGTCACCCACCTTCCCGTCCTGCTCGGGCTCATGGAGTGACGAATGCACCATTTGTTACGAGAATGCGGTGGACACAGTCCTCTACGCCTGTGGACACATGTGTCTCTGCTACACCTGTGGGCTCAAACTCAAGAAGATGAACAATGCATGCTGTCCCATCTGCAGGAGGACAATCAAAGACATCATCAAGACCTACCGCAGCACGTAG